From Glycine max cultivar Williams 82 chromosome 11, Glycine_max_v4.0, whole genome shotgun sequence, the proteins below share one genomic window:
- the LOC102667848 gene encoding protein FAR-RED IMPAIRED RESPONSE 1 yields the protein MEDRNNHDECWESNSVDNGAESMEEVDELDVIMHDNMNGGFEPCEPASGMSFPSKEAVKSFYRQYASRMGFGSKVRNSKKGRDGKLHYFILTCSREGTRVPNTLKTLPTIKNNCEAKITVSFKDGLWYIMKAVLDHSHELSPTKAMMLRVNKNTSMHVNRTIEINHEAKAVMNKTIQSLACDVGGYRNLSFVEGDVKNHVLKERHTIGKEGDGKALRSYFLRMQEQNCNFFYDIDLDDFFRVKNVFWADARSRATYDSFGDVVTFDTTYLTKKYDMPFVSFVGVNHHGQHVLLGCALLSSEDTESFVWLFESWLRCMSGNPPKGIVTEQSKAIQKAIQLVFPTTQHRWCLWHVMKKIPEKLKTNTEYNKNIKSAMRSVVYDTFTEAEFEDQWSHFIKGFNLQDNEWLSELYNERSRWVPIFLKKDFWAGMSTTQQGENVHPFFDGYINSTTSLQQFVQLYDIALYGKVEKEFEADLRSFSTTIHCGSNSMIEKQFQSAYTHAKFNEVQAEFRAKINCSVSLRDVEGSICTYDVLEDIIVEGQPKEAIFEVVFHRDNHDFSCKCLLFEFRGIMCRHSLIVFAQERVKQVPSKYILQRWTKNIKRRHSCTRSSYDLIQLKPQMQRYDNLCKDFNEIAELAAEFEGVSHFLQNSLHDLKRKVQSMALSTHRPSSFLHK from the coding sequence ATGGAGGACAGAAATAACCATGATGAATGTTGGGAAAGCAACAGTGTAGACAATGGTGCTGAATCCATGGAAGAAGTAGATGAACTAGACGTAATTATGCATGATAACATGAATGGGGGTTTTGAACCTTGCGAGCCAGCATCAGGGATGTCATTTCCTTCCAAGGAAGCTGTTAAATCATTTTATAGGCAGTATGCTTCTAGAATGGGATTTGGTTCCAAAGTAAGAAACTCAAAAAAAGGACGTGATGGAAAGTTACactattttatattaacatgTTCACGAGAGGGAACTCGTGTGCCAAACACTTTGAAGACATTGCCCACAATCAAGAATAATTGTGAAGCCAAAATTACAGTTTCCTTCAAAGATGGACTGTGGTACATAATGAAAGCAGTACTTGACCACTCCCATGAACTTAGCCCTACAAAGGCAATGATGCTCCGAGTAAACAAAAACACTAGCATGCATGTGAACAGAACAATAGAAATCAATCATGAAGCAAAGGCAGTGATGAACAAGACCATCCAATCTCTTGCTTGTGACGTGGGAGGGTACAGAAATTTATCATTTGTTGAAGGAGATGTGAAAAATCATGTTCTGAAGGAAAGACATACAATTGGTAAGGAAGGTGATGGTAAGGCTCTAAGGAGCTATTTTTTAAGGATGCAGGAGCAAAATTGTAATTTCTTCTACGATATAGACTTGGATGATTTTTTTCGTGTGAAAAATGTATTTTGGGCTGATGCAAGAAGTAGGGCAACATACGATTCATTTGGGGATGTGGTTACTTTTGACACAACATATCTAACAAAAAAGTATGACATGCCATTTGTTTCATTTGTTGGCGTTAATCATCATGGACAACATGTTTTATTGGGATGTGCTCTACTCTCTAGTGAAGACACAGAGTCATTTGTGTGGCTGTTTGAATCCTGGCTTCGTTGCATGTCAGGCAATCCTCCAAAAGGTATAGTGACTGAGCAAAGCAAAGCAATCCAAAAAGCAATTCAGCTAGTCTTTCCAACAACCCAACATAGGTGGTGCTTATGGCATGTAATGAAAAAAATCCCCGAGAAGTTGAAAACAAACACTGAATACAATAAGAATATAAAGAGTGCCATGAGAAGTGTAGTTTATGATACCTTCACAGAAGCTGAATTTGAAGATCAATGGAGTCATTTCATAAAAGGATTCAACCTACAAGACAATGAATGGTTGAGTGAGTTGTACAACGAACGAAGTAGATGGGTTCCAATTTTCTTAAAGAAGGATTTTTGGGCAGGAATGTCTACCACTCAACAAGGTGAAAACGTACATCCTTTCTTTGATGGATATATCAACTCAACAACATCTTTGCAACAGTTTGTCCAACTGTATGATATTGCTCTCTATGGCAAGGTAGAAAAAGAATTTGAAGCTGATTTACGATCATTCAGCACTACTATTCATTGTGGGTCAAATTCAATGATTGAAAAGCAATTCCAATCTGCTTATACCCATGCAAAATTTAATGAGGTGCAAGCTGAATTTAGAGCAAAAATTAATTGTTCTGTATCCCTTAGGGATGTGGAAGGTAGCATTTGTACTTATGATGTGTTGGAGGACATAATAGTTGAAGGACAACCAAAGGAAGCTATTTTTGAGGTAGTATTTCATCGTGACAATCATGATTTTAGCTGCAAATGTTTATTGTTTGAGTTTAGAGGTATTATGTGTAGACATTCGCTCATTGTATTTGCACAAGAAAGGGTGAAACAAGTGCCGTCAAAGTATATCTTGCAAAGAtggaccaaaaatataaaacgGAGACATTCATGTACTAGGAGTAGTTATGATTTGATACAATTGAAGCCACAAATGCAAAGGTATGACAATTTATGCAAGGACTTTAATGAGATTGCAGAACTTGCTGCTGAGTTTGAGGGTGTTTCCCATTTCCTCCAAAATAGCTTGCATGATTTGAAAAGGAAGGTGCAATCCATGGCTCTATCCACTCACCGGCCTTCTTCATTCTTACATAAATAG
- the LOC100778645 gene encoding RHOMBOID-like protein 13 — MGKPLFYEILEKPATSCIIGICSMIWFYIQKKNIGYSHVGLSYETALEGHHWRIITSAFSHISVIHLVFNMSALWSLGVVEQLGHLGLGVEYYLQYTLVLVVLSGVLVLAMYHLLIERFKLEYFRRVTAVGYSCVVFGWMTILSVKQPSSKLDLFGFLSLPISFAPFESLIFTSIIVPQASFLGHLSGIVVGYAIAWGLIHGMSNYWALSLLGWIALVFVLSLKRSGAVDLNFLEIESVTDPSLPSVRFLASNSGRTLQMSALPNGNVEIV, encoded by the coding sequence ATGGGGAAGCCTTTGTTTTATGAGATCTTGGAAAAACCTGCCACAAGTTGCATCATAGGCATATGTAGCATGATTTGGTTCTACATACAGAAGAAAAATATTGGGTATTCACATGTGGGTCTCAGTTATGAGACTGCTCTAGAAGGGCATCATTGGAGGATAATTACTTCTGCTTTTTCTCATATTAGTGTTATTCATCTTGTTTTTAATATGAGTGCACTTTGGAGTCTTGGGGTGGTAGAGCAGCTTGGTCACTTGGGTCTTGGTGTTGAGTACTACTTGCAATACAcacttgtgttggttgttcTATCAGGAGTGCTGGTTCTCGCAATGTATCATTTGTTGATTGAAAGGTTCAAGCTTGAGTATTTTCGCCGAGTGACGGCTGTTGGGTATTCCTGTGTTGTTTTTGGGTGGATGACAATTCTTTCTGTGAAGCAACCATCTTCCAAGTTGGATCTCTTTGGGTTTCTTTCTCTTCCTATCAGTTTTGCACCGTTTGAATCACTTATCTTCACTTCGATCATTGTTCCTCAGGCGAGTTTTCTTGGCCATTTATCGGGGATTGTTGTTGGATATGCTATAGCATGGGGTTTGATTCATGGGATGAGCAATTACTGGGCACTTTCCTTGTTGGGATGGATTGCACTTGTCTTTGTTTTGAGTTTGAAGAGATCTGGCGCGGTTGACCTAAACTTTCTTGAGATTGAATCTGTTACGGATCCTTCCTTACCCTCTGTGCGGTTTTTGGCATCAAACAGTGGCAGAACACTGCAGATGAGTGCATTGCCAAATGGAAATGTTGAAATTGTCTAA
- the LOC100779183 gene encoding putative B-box zinc finger protein 24 translates to MKIQCDVCEKAPATVICCADEAALCAKCDVEVHAANKLASKHQRLLLQCLSNKLPRCDICQDKPAFIFCVEDRALFCKDCDEPIHLASSLSANHQRFLATGIRVALGSNCTKGHEKGNMEPSNPNAQEVPVKTPSQQVPSFTSSWAVDDLLELTDFESPDKKQSLEFGELEWLADAGLFSEQFPHEALVAAEVPQLPVPHTSSVASHKAPKSLVSYKKPRIEVLDEDDDEHCTVPDLG, encoded by the exons atgAAGATTCAGTGTGATGTGTGTGAGAAAGCCCCTGCAACCGTGATTTGTTGCGCAGATGAGGCAGCTTTGTGTGCCAAATGTGACGTTGAAGTTCATGCTGCAAACAAGCTTGCAAGCAAGCACCAGAGGCTTCTCCTTCAATGTCTATCAAACAAGCTTCCCAGATGTGACATATGCCAA GATAAGCCAGCTTTCATATTTTGTGTTGAGGACAGAGCACTCTTCTGTAAAGACTGTGATGAGCCAATTCATTTAGCCAGTAGCCTTTCTGCAAACCACCAGCGCTTCCTCGCTACTGGTATCAGGGTGGCTTTGGGTTCTAATTGCACCAAAGgccatgaaaaaggtaacatggAACCATCTAATCCAAATGCACAAGAAGTTCCTGTGAAAACTCCTTCTCAGCAAGTGCCTAGCTTCACATCCTCTTGGGCAGTTGATGACTTGTTGGAATTAACAGACTTTGAATCGCCAGACAAA AAGCAATCCCTGGAATTTGGAGAACTTGAATGGCTAGCAGATGCAGGCCTTTTCAGTGAACAGTTTCCTCATGAAGCTTTAGTCGCAGCTGAAGTTCCTCAGCTTCCAGTGCCACACACTAGCAGTGTTGCCTCACATAAAGCCCCCAAATCCTTGGTGTCTTACAAAAAGCCTAGGATTGAAGTCctggatgaagatgatgatgaacaCTGCACTGTCCCGGATCTCGGATAA
- the LOC100780082 gene encoding fructokinase-2, which translates to MASSTNALPPTGNGLIVSFGEMLIDFVPTVSGVSLAEAPGFLKAPGGAPANVAIAVARLGGKAAFVGKLGDDEFGHMLAGILKENDVRSDGINFDQGARTALAFVTLRADGEREFMFYRNPSADMLLTPEDLNLELIRSAKVFHYGSISLIVEPCRSAHLKAMEVAREAGCLLSYDPNLRLPLWPSAEEARQQILSIWDKADVIKVSDVELEFLTGSDKIDDASALSLWHPNLKLLLVTLGEHGSRYYTKNFHGSVEAFHVSTVDTTGAGDSFVGALLSKIVDDQSVLEDEARLREVLKFANACGAITTTKKGAIPALPTEADALNLIKEA; encoded by the exons ATGGCTTCCTCCACCAACGCTCTTCCTCCCACCGGCAACGGCCTCATCGTGAGCTTCGGCGAGATGCTCATCGATTTCGTCCCCACCGTCTCCGGCGTGTCCCTTGCGGAGGCTCCGGGCTTCCTCAAGGCCCCCGGCGGCGCCCCCGCCAACGTCGCCATCGCCGTCGCGAGGCTCGGCGGAAAGGCGGCGTTCGTCGGAAAGCTCGGCGACGACGAGTTCGGGCACATGCTGGCTGGAATCCTGAAGGAGAACGACGTGCGATCCGACGGGATCAACTTCGACCAGGGCGCGCGCACCGCGCTGGCGTTCGTGACCCTACGCGCCGACGGAGAGCGTGAGTTCATGTTCTACAGAAACCCCAGCGCCGACATGCTCCTCACGCCCGAAGATCTCAATCTCGAACTCATCAGATCT GCAAAAGTATTCCATTATGGATCGATAAGCTTGATCGTGGAGCCATGCAGATCAGCACACCTGAAGGCAATGGAAGTTGCCAGGGAAGCAGGATGCTTGCTCTCTTATGACCCAAACCTGCGGCTACCCTTGTGGCCCTCCGCCGAGGAAGCACGTCAGCAAATACTCAGCATATGGGACAAGGCTGATGTAATCAAGGTCAGTGATGTGGAACTGGAATTCCTAACCGGAAGTGACAAAATTGATGATGCATCTGCTCTCTCCCTGTGGCACCCCAATTTGAAGTTGCTCCTTGTCACTCTTGGCGAACATGGCTCTAGATACTATACCAAG AATTTCCATGGATCAGTGGAGGCTTTTCATGTCAGCACGGTCGACACAACTGGCGCTGGTGATTCCTTTGTTGGTGCTCTATTAAGCAAGATTGTCGATGATCAATCCGTACTTGAA GATGAAGCAAGGTTAAGGGAAGTACTCAAGTTTGCAAATGCGTGTGGAGCAATTACAACTACTAAAAAGGGAGCAATTCCTGCTCTTCCCACAGAGGCTGATGCCCTCAACCTGATCAAAGAGGCATAG
- the LOC100780613 gene encoding protein FAR1-RELATED SEQUENCE 6 codes for MEVEIDGSVTVETVGNTAIGEVSSIADDNREGGSSVEPNDNQDQHDNGTQDSSGGITIPSAIPTVSVVSVEEPYVGQEFGSEAAAHAFYNAYATEVGFIVRVSKLSRSRRDGTAIGRTLVCNKEGFRMADKREKIVRQRAETRVGCRAMIMVRKLSSGKWVVAKFVKEHTHPLTPGKGRRDFYYEQYPTEQDKIRELSQQLATEKKRSAAYKRHLELIFEQIEEQNDNLSKKIQHIVDCVKEMEAKEEHSRQCEGDGSQRTTE; via the exons TGGAGGTTGAGATTGATGGCTCTGTTACTGTCGAAACAGTAGGAAATACTGCTATAGGTGAGGTTAGTAGCATAGCGGATGACAACAGAGAAGGTGGAAGTTCTGTTGAACCAAATGACAACCAAGATCAACATGATAATGGGACTCAAGATTCCTCTGGAGGGATCACTATCCCATCTGCAATTCCCACAGTATCGGTTGTTTCAGTTGAAGAGCCCTATGTTGGTCAGGAGTTTGGGTCAGAAGCAGCAGCACATGCATTTTATAATGCTTATGCCACAGAAGTTGGATTTATCGTACGTGTGAGTAAACTCTCGCGGTCAAGGCGTGATGGAACTGCTATTGGACGTACTCTTGTTTGCAACAAAGAGGGATTCAGAATGGCTGACAAACGTGAAAAGATTGTGAGGCAAAGGGCCGAGACCAGGGTTGGTTGCAGGGCAATGATTATGGTGAGGAAACTTAGTTCTGGCAAATGGGTTGTTGCAAAGTTTGTGAAGGAACACACACATCCTTTGACCCCTGGCAAAGGTAGAAGGGATTTCTACTATGAACAATATCCG ACTGAACAGGATAAAATTCGGGAACTATCTCAACAGTTGGCAACTGAGAAAAAGCGATCTGCGGCCTATAAAAGACATCTTGAATTGATATTTGAGCAAATTGAAGAGCAGAATGATAACCTTTCAAAGAAAATACAGCACATAGTAGACTGCGTGAAGGAGATGGAAGCCAAAGAAGAACATAGTAGACAGTGTGAAGGAGATGGAAGCCAAAGAACAACAGAGTAG
- the LOC100781506 gene encoding calmodulin-like protein 3, protein MDPAELKRVFQLFDRNGDGRISLKELSDSLENLGILIPDKDLAQMIERIDMNGDGCIDVDEFGDLYESIMEEPDEEEDMREAFNVFDQNRDGFITVEELGTVLASLGLKQGRTLDECKKMIMKVDVDGDGMVNYKEFRQMMKGGGFTVLS, encoded by the coding sequence ATGGACCCTGCAGAGCTGAAGCGCGTTTTCCAATTGTTCGACCGCAACGGTGACGGGAGAATCTCATTGAAGGAGCTGAGCGATTCGTTGGAGAATCTAGGCATCTTGATCCCGGACAAGGACCTTGCTCAGATGATCGAGAGAATCGACATGAACGGAGACGGTTGCATAGACGTGGACGAGTTTGGGGACTTGTATGAGTCCATCATGGAGGAGCCTGATGAGGAGGAGGACATGAGGGAGGCCTTTAACGTCTTTGACCAGAACCGCGACGGTTTCATCACCGTCGAGGAACTAGGGACAGTGCTGGCCTCCCTCGGCCTCAAACAAGGGAGGACCCTTGACGAGTGCAAGAAGATGATCATGAAAGTCGACGTTGATGGAGATGGCATGGTTAATTACAAGGAGTTCAGGCAAATGATGAAGGGAGGAGGCTTCACTGTCCTTAGTTAG